Proteins encoded by one window of Torulaspora delbrueckii CBS 1146 chromosome 2, complete genome:
- the RRG1 gene encoding Rrg1p (similar to Saccharomyces cerevisiae YDR065W; ancestral locus Anc_8.180), whose amino-acid sequence MVKNFIYLAAHRGYVLTLYRHTLRNASANCSSIHLRSRLRKVVKDVLFKHRFDKSSWSVHRLLEQMVKLNEYLKMGEMKQVWSLLTPYTKQKKPIKDSPVTKELKLLSVKECNNNDQSPTEQREMQILGEYIKRNQRRGRLPHHISNEYKLKLLLPLALHERDVLKLSRIQHQLSKGPPKSTLTFTSAGSGRIWFVRSAVNKAKNQSKALGVFIRQEKKRAQKRLNGWEACRANANWALHEAIWEQALEDGTLLKFSPEEYLHILSGSLEDDKTPVKRKAGKSCPPKVFEWLNPINEVMASLRKKNSDASLSYRMHREENLLNNGEFDYYQTQNQKVYTNRVKRFENLVKTKLPYVVPFIPGRDLRTILAKYRL is encoded by the coding sequence atggtgaaaaatttcatatATCTGGCAGCCCATAGAGGATATGTGCTCACTCTATACCGTCATACTTTGAGGAATGCCTCGGCTAATTGTTCATCCATTCATCTACGAAGTCGACTTAGAAAGGTTGTGAAGGATGTACTATTTAAACATAGGTTCGATAAGTCCAGCTGGAGCGTTCATCGACTTCTGGAACAAATGGTTAAATTAAATGAATACTTGAAGATGGGAGAAATGAAACAAGTGTGGTCTTTGCTGACTCCATACACTAAGCAAAAGAAGCCCATTAAAGATTCACCTGTGACTAAAGAGCTAAAGTTACTTTCTGTCAAAGAATGCAATAATAATGATCAAAGCCCGACCGAACAGAGAGAGATGCAAATATTGGGTGAATATATCAAACGAAATCAACGGCGCGGTAGGTTACCTCATCACATATCAAATGAATACAAATTAAAATTACTGCTGCCTTTGGCTTTACATGAGAGAGACGTACTAAAGTTGAGCAGAATCCAGCATCAGCTTTCTAAGGGCCCTCCAAAAAGCACGTTGACCTTTACATCAGCTGGCTCTGGTAGGATTTGGTTTGTGCGATCTGCAGTCAATAAGGCTAAGAATCAGTCCAAAGCTTTAGGGGTCTTCATACGCCAGGAGAAGAAGCGGGCTCAAAAACGATTAAATGGTTGGGAAGCATGTAGGGCCAATGCCAATTGGGCTTTACACGAAGCTATTTGGGAACAAGCGCTCGAAGACGGTACATTATTGAAGTTCTCACCCGAAGAATACTTGCATATCCTAAGCGGATCGTTGGAAGATGATAAAACGCCTGTCAAAAGGAAGGCAGGAAAGAGCTGTCCCCCAAAGGTATTCGAATGGCTGAATCCCATTAACGAAGTCATGGCATCTCTtaggaagaaaaattcagatGCGTCTCTCTCTTATAGAATGCACAGGGAAGAAAATCTGCTAAATAATGGAGAGTTTGATTATTATCAAAcccaaaatcaaaaagtCTACACCAACAGGGTCAAGAGGTTTGAAAATTTAGTCAAGACCAAGCTTCCTTACGTTGTACCGTTTATACCTGGCCGTGACTTGCGTACTATTCTCGCTAAATATCGTCTCTGA
- the AIM7 gene encoding Aim7p (similar to Saccharomyces cerevisiae YDR063W; ancestral locus Anc_8.178), with protein sequence MSSLYRIGTATKDVIRKFRTSTARAEVIRCLPIKIEPKPSYEIVIEEEEREELEDITDVDEMADILPDNSPRFLLTAYPVTTKEGIKQTPLILLFWKPATVVSQEWKMLYAGALEMVRNECGTSKLVEVTSGLEDDDDIEDLKQQLSK encoded by the coding sequence ATGTCCTCCTTATATAGAATTGGTACTGCTACCAAGGATGTTATTAGGAAATTCCGTACCTCAACAGCCAGAGCTGAAGTAATTAGATGTTTACCAATCAAGATTGAACCAAAGCCCTCGTATGAGATtgttattgaagaagaagaacggGAAGAATTAGAAGATATCACAGATGTAGATGAAATGGCCGACATACTTCCGGACAACAGTCCTAGGTTCCTGCTCACTGCATATCCCGTGACCACGAAGGAAGGAATCAAGCAAACACCTCTGATATTGTTGTTTTGGAAGCCGGCTACTGTTGTATCTCAAGAGTGGAAAATGCTGTACGCCGGAGCACTCGAAATGGTAAGAAACGAGTGTGGCACCTCAAAGCTAGTAGAAGTAACATCGGGATTGgaggatgatgacgataTAGAAGATCTGAAGCAACAGCTAAGTAAATGA
- the RPS13 gene encoding 40S ribosomal protein uS15 (similar to Saccharomyces cerevisiae RPS13 (YDR064W); ancestral locus Anc_8.179) has protein sequence MGRMHSKGKGISSSALPYSRNAPAWFKLSSDAVVEQITKYARKGLTPSQIGVLLRDAHGVTQARVITGNKIMRILKSNGLAPEIPEDLYFLIKKAVSVRKHLERNRKDKDAKFRLILIESRIHRLARYYRTVSVLPPNWKYESATASALVN, from the exons ATGGGTCGTATGCACAGCAAA GGTAAAGgtatctcttcttccgcTCTTCCATACTCTAGAAATGCTCCAGCTTGGTTCAAGTTGTCTTCCGACGCTGTCGTTGAGCAAATTACCAAGTACGCCAGAAAGGGTTTGACCCCATCTCAAATCGGTGTCTTGTTGAGAGATGCTCACGGTGTTACTCAAGCCCGTGTCATCACCGGTAACAAGATCATGAGAATCTTGAAGTCTAACGGTTTGGCTCCAGAAATCCCAGAAGACTTGtacttcttgatcaagaaggctGTCTCTGTCAGAAAGCACTTGGAAAGAAACAGAAAGGACAAGGACGCTAAGTTCagattgattttgatcGAATCTAGAATCCACAGATTGGCTAGATACTACAGAACTGTCTCTGTCTTGCCACCAAACTGGAAATACGAGTCTGCCACTGCTTCTGCTTTGGTTAACTAG
- the DOS2 gene encoding Dos2p (similar to Saccharomyces cerevisiae DOS2 (YDR068W); ancestral locus Anc_8.187) has product MESFIEEQAVANEEASDVKHDEKTEEVFHKFEDEVTRQYQRTTDALKHIVKEDEQGVKLNLPLDSEVSETAQRYLKQLDSNLHNVENLALNYWSQVSDAGFWPSMTSKLGSKLEQIVKIDEPTSKSEQSLQSAAGGNRTEAELKALSTDKAIYLNHESKSNEDFDADAKTDEIARILEQDKNMANLMNNIVPAEITYKEFWRIYFEQRQRILDMENKRKKLLAGQKTEEEEVGWDDEEADAAEEEPVIVKKEDTIGEKVSDEMVVTTKIEEEAKGNNGEQEEDDEEDDEEDDDWE; this is encoded by the coding sequence ATGGAATCTTTTATTGAAGAGCAGGCTGTTGCCAATGAAGAGGCATCAGATGTCAAACATGATGAGAAGACTGAGGAGGTGTTCCACAAGTTCGAAGATGAGGTTACAAGACAGTACCAGAGGACAACCGATGCTTTGAAACACATAGTCAAAGAGGATGAGCAAGGGGTCAAGCTCAATTTGCCATTGGACTCAGAAGTTTCTGAAACTGCACAACGGTATTTGAAGCAACTAGACAGCAATTTGCACAATGTAGAAAATTTGGCACTCAATTACTGGTCGCAAGTTTCTGATGCTGGATTTTGGCCCTCCATGACGAGCAAGCTGGGAAGTAAGCTCGAGCAAATTGTCAAGATTGATGAACCAACCAGCAAGTCCGAACAATCACTTCAAAGTGCTGCAGGTGGTAACAGGACAGAAGCCGAACTAAAGGCGTTATCTACTGACAAAGCAATATACTTGAACCATGAGTCGAAGTCCAACGAAGATTTCGATGCGGACGCCAAAACAGACGAAATTGCCAGAATTTTGGAGCAGGATAAGAATATGGCCAACTTGATGAATAACATTGTACCAGCGGAAATCACTTACAAGGAGTTTTGGAGAATATACTTTGAACAACGGCAGAGAATCCTTGACATGGAGAACAAAAGGAAGAAATTACTGGCGGGTCAGAAaactgaggaagaagaggttGGCTgggatgatgaagaagccgatgctgctgaagaagagcctGTTATCGTGAAAAAAGAAGACACCATAGGTGAAAAGGTGTCTGATGAGATGGTGGTTACTACCAaaattgaggaagaagctaaaGGAAACAACGGTGAGcaggaggaagatgacgaggaagatgacgaggaagatgacgattGGGAATAG
- the EMP65 gene encoding Emp65p (similar to Saccharomyces cerevisiae YER140W; ancestral locus Anc_8.182), producing the protein MSHEEPQPASSRVRETEKKEKGSKKKALALLSRCFSSLRRQLSQLMSDESFEGVYDAEEETEVEHELEQLVNMTKIPFHLERFMIWTLLTCFDCFLHLLTATPMKILNDILFRNHKRKRKSLSKTFNESFMVFMIVVASVILSKLDTSKAYHRIKRQSSVKLYMLFGVLEMADKMLASMGQSLFTIVLARNFKRSKYRQVVLSCTSIIYLVCHGYVMVYQTVALHVAVNSYSNAFLTLLLSMQFAEIKAALLKKIDKEGLFQLAIADVVERSQLIFLLIIIALRNVVAKSKSQSNVIPNSWNLHATSSVVLGVLCGPMFNVVGSELVVDWVKHAYVTKFNRIRPRIYDKFLIIMCRDYVTSLHKFCDRLGLPIPALVVLFIVMIRPTLLEILDISSVPAIAITIFKCLAGFACLVLIKLFLRMMLLRWSQTILANRESSIAVTEAEYVPGMLSYATGKIDQDARAIIHSRINRSKKLKQASSRLRDSNTGVSPVPPSLNDIRKMKDSKNPHSLESVARYKMVSKRIW; encoded by the coding sequence ATGAGCCATGAGGAACCCCAACCAGCCTCGAGTAGGGTGAGAGAGAcggagaagaaagagaaagggagcaagaagaaagcacTAGCGCTATTATCGCGCTGTTTCAGTTCTCTTCGACGTCAACTAAGTCAATTAATGTCCGatgaaagctttgaaggTGTCTatgatgctgaagaagagactGAGGTTGAACATGAGCTGGAGCAATTGGTGAACATGACAAAGATTCCATTTCACCTCGAGCGATTCATGATATGGACGCTGCTGACATGCTTTGACTGCTTCTTACATCTGTTAACAGCCACGCCTATGAAGATCCTAAATGATATTTTGTTCAGGAACCACAAACGCAAGAGAAAGTCACTTTCTAAAACTTTCAACGAGAGTTTCATGGTCTTCATGATCGTTGTCGCGTCCGTTATTCTCAGCAAGCTGGATACATCGAAGGCTTACCATAGAATTAAACGCCAGAGCTCAGTTAAGCTTTATATGCTGTTTGGAGTCCTGGAAATGGCAGACAAGATGTTGGCGAGCATGGGACAGAGTTTATTTACCATAGTCTTGGCAAGAAACtttaaaagatcaaaatACAGACAGGTGGTACTATCATGCACCAGTATCATTTACCTAGTTTGCCACGGATACGTGATGGTATATCAAACCGTTGCATTGCATGTGGCTGTGAATTCCTACTCTAATGCATTCCTCACACTGCTTCTATCCATGCAATTTGCTGAAATAAAGGCTGCTCTActaaaaaaaatcgataAAGAGGGACTCTTCCAATTGGCAATAGCCGACGTTGTCGAGAGAAGTCAACTAATCTTCCTCTTAATCATTATAGCATTGAGGAACGTCGTCGCGAAATCTAAGTCTCAATCCAATGTGATTCCCAACTCCTGGAACCTGCATGCAACTTCTTCGGTGGTTCTTGGCGTATTATGTGGACCCATGTTTAACGTTGTTGGCAGTGAACTGGTCGTAGACTGGGTAAAACACGCCTACGTTACCAAATTCAACCGCATACGTCCCAGAATTTATGATAAATTCCTGATTATAATGTGCCGCGACTATGTCACAAGTTTGCACAAATTTTGTGATAGACTTGGTTTACCAATCCCCGCCTTGGTAGTCCTGTTTATTGTTATGATCCGTCCCACTCTGCTTGAGATCCTTGACATTTCTTCCGTGCCAGCTATAGCTATAACGATATTCAAATGCCTGGCCGGATTTGCGTGTTTGGTCCTTATTAAGCTATTCTTACGCATGATGCTTCTAAGATGGTCTCAAACCATACTCGCTAATAGAGAATCATCCATAGCAGTCACAGAGGCCGAGTACGTACCTGGAATGTTATCTTATGCGACGGGTAAGATTGACCAAGACGCCAGAGCTATCATCCACAGTCGGATTAATCGctcgaagaaattgaaacagGCATCATCACGTCTGCGAGACAGCAATACCGGAGTTTCTCCCGTACCCccatctttgaatgacattcgaaagatgaaagattcCAAGAATCCGCACTCTCTCGAGAGTGTCGCACGATACAAGATGGTATCAAAACGCATATGGTAA
- the COX15 gene encoding Cox15p (similar to Saccharomyces cerevisiae COX15 (YER141W); ancestral locus Anc_8.183), with protein MFCRRLFTGAVCRFSPKSPSVFSGNAVNQLRRLTTVRVNKAPLYQKLVSQKCFQRSFSASSLLKEAAAVSSPPKTLLNSSKWVGYWLIGTSGLVFGIVVLGGLTRLTESGLSITEWRPVTGTLPPMNQQEWEEEFEKYKESPEFKQLNSHIDLDEFKFIFFMEWIHRLWGRAIGAVFLFPAVYFMATRKTSGRVNKRLVGLLALLGFQGFIGWWMVKSGLDQEQLEARKSKPTVSQYRLTTHLGTAFLLYLGMIWTGFEILKERKWVQNPAKALEAFKLLDSKALGPARRLSLGLLALSFLTAMSGGMVAGLDAGWIYNTFPKMGDTWVPSSRELMDPNFARKEDKSDLWWRNMLENPATVQLNHRILGITTFCAVLAVHSYCSRRKAAVPKMADRTIKAMMGIVTMQVGLGIATLVYLVPISLASIHQAGALALFTSAIIFAAQLRKPRVPMKILVSGLYVQQSKQAGSKILSEASKLAK; from the coding sequence ATGTTTTGCCGGAGGTTGTTTACAGGTGCAGTGTGCAGATTTTCACCGAAGTCGCCTTCTGTCTTCTCCGGAAATGCGGTGAACCAGTTGCGCCGCTTGACTACCGTCAGAGTCAATAAAGCACCGCTATACCAGAAATTAGTTAGCCAGAAGTGTTTTCAACGTTCATTTTCGGCTTCCAGTTTGCTCAAAGAGGCAGCTGCTGTTTCAAGTCCTCCCAAGACTTTATTAAACTCTTCCAAATGGGTCGGTTACTGGCTAATTGGTACATCTGGTCTTGTTTTTGGTATTGTTGTGCTTGGAGGGCTAACCAGATTGACTGAATCCGGGCTGAGTATCACAGAATGGAGACCTGTAACTGGTACTTTACCGCCTATGAATCAACAAGAATGGGAAGAGGAGTTCGAGAAGTATAAAGAATCTCCTGAATTTAAGCAACTGAACTCTCATATCgatttggatgaatttAAGTTTATTTTCTTCATGGAATGGATTCACAGACTATGGGGGCGTGCAATTGGTGCAGTCTTCCTATTCCCTGCCGTCTATTTCATGGCAACTAGGAAGACATCCGGGCGTGTGAACAAAAGGCTAGTAGGTCTTTTAGCTCTACTGGGATTTCAAGGTTTTATTGGTTGGTGGATGGTTAAGTCTGGTTTAGACCAAGAGCAATTGGAGGCTAGAAAATCTAAACCTACAGTTTCTCAGTACAGACTAACGACTCATTTGGGTACAGCGTTCTTACTATACTTGGGAATGATATGGACCggttttgaaattttgaaggaaCGCAAATGGGTTCAAAATCCTGCCAAAGCACTagaagctttcaaacttttaGATTCCAAAGCGCTTGGACCTGCAAGAAGATTATCATTGGGACTCCTAGCTTTGTCTTTCTTAACTGCAATGTCCGGTGGTATGGTCGCGGGTCTAGACGCCGGCTGGATTTACAACACTTTCCCTAAGATGGGTGATACTTGGGTACCAAGCTCTCGTGAACTGATGGACCCTAACTTTGCTCGTAAGGAGGATAAGAGTGATTTATGGTGGAGAAACATGCTAGAAAACCCAGCAACTGTTCAATTAAATCATAGGATCCTCGGTATTACAACGTTTTGTGCGGTGTTGGCGGTACACTCCTACTGCAGCAGAAGAAAGGCTGCGGTGCCTAAGATGGCAGATCGTACAATCAAAGCTATGATGGGTATTGTCACTATGCAAGTTGGACTAGGTATTGCGACATTGGTTTACTTGGTTCCTATATCTTTGGCATCGATCCATCAAGCGGGTGCGTTAGCGTTGTTCACGAGTGCTATCATCTTTGCAGCTCAGCTAAGAAAACCTAGAGTTCCTATGAAGATTTTGGTCAGCGGGCTCTATGTCCAACAGTCCAAGCAGGCAGGCAGTAAGATCCTGTCGGAAGCTTCCAAGCTTGCCAAGTAA
- the MAG1 gene encoding DNA-3-methyladenine glycosylase II (similar to Saccharomyces cerevisiae MAG1 (YER142C); ancestral locus Anc_8.184), translating into MKRPLDNEYDNEYDNSRSTDLEQVPKDFRDRHTRKFGEAISHILKVDPTLLHIIVKQDFPLFLEKEQEPQTVAHHYAKLASAILSQQISGAAARSIKARLMKNYNDEFPTHLQLHEDFQQPSGRERIRSCGLSARKVTYLESLTDYFINNEEEIERLFSGEDNDDEIVQKLTENIKGIGPWSAKMFLVTGLGRYNVFAVEDLGLARGCSNYLSNKPELVEKLTKSRVAAKRSKIKHKKLNWKIYDDDLVELCAERFAPYKTVLMFIFWRLSSTSVEAMEKNETNFVNK; encoded by the coding sequence ATGAAAAGACCTTTGGATAATGAATATGATAATGAATATGATAATTCAAGATCTACTGATCTTGAACAGGTTCCGAAAGATTTCAGAGATAGACACACTCGCAAATTCGGTGAGGCAATCAGTCATATACTGAAAGTTGATCCCACATTACTACATATCATTGTTAAACAGGATTTTCCATTATTTCTCGAGAAGGAACAAGAACCCCAGACTGTGGCACATCATTATGCCAAGCTCGCTAGCGCTATCTTGTCACAACAGATAAGTGGTGCTGCCGCTAGAAGTATCAAGGCCAGactgatgaaaaattataaTGACGAATTTCCTACACACCTTCAGTTGCACGAGGATTTCCAACAGCCTTCCGGTCGAGAAAGAATACGATCTTGTGGCCTTAGTGCAAGGAAAGTGACATatcttgaatctttgaCGGATTACTTTatcaataatgaagaagagatcgaGAGACTATTTAGCGGAGAAGACAATGACGATGAGATCGTGCAGAAACTGACAGAGAATATCAAGGGTATCGGTCCATGGAGTGCCAAAATGTTCCTTGTAACTGGTTTGGGGAGGTACAATGTATTTGCTGTCGAAGATCTTGGCTTGGCCAGAGGTTGCTCGAACTATCTATCGAACAAGCCAGAGCTAGTTGAAAAGCTGACGAAGAGCAGAGTGGCTGCCAAGAGAAGCAAGATCAAGCACAAGAAGTTAAACTGGAAAATatatgatgatgacttgGTCGAGTTGTGCGCTGAAAGGTTTGCCCCTTACAAGACTGTGCTAATGTTCATCTTTTGGCGCTTGTCCAGTACCAGTGTCGAAGCAATGGAGAAGAATGAGACAAACTTTGTAAATAAATAG
- the TDEL0B04290 gene encoding Rtr1/RPAP2 family protein phosphatase (similar to Saccharomyces cerevisiae YDR066C and YER139C; ancestral locus Anc_8.181) — MIITISDIQDVVLRPFQNHRQLSMREAETISLELIGILCDSSCKNEETLKYMARLFTQDTYQDLIDERNLNKMCGYPLCAQPPERVRDPFSVNDTTKRFLWDNNPYAYLSTYCSKFHFRCSQFYRVQLSEEALFARTGVHLVQQSQEERQSVESMYKITLFEELLREKSSEEDLESLIAGLKKLGLQSGDSGVAETDQQTQDDISKWLSEIKIVETEEPSILGDFTKD, encoded by the coding sequence ATGATTATTACTATCAGCGACATCCAAGATGTTGTGCTAAGACCATTTCAAAATCACAGACAGCTTTCGATGCGGGAAGCAGAGACTATTTCTCTTGAATTGATTGGCATATTATGTGATTCGTCTTGCAAGAACGAAGAGACCCTAAAATATATGGCAAGGTTATTCACACAGGATACTTATCAGGACTTGATCgatgagagaaatttgaataAAATGTGTGGTTATCCTTTGTGTGCGCAACCTCCCGAAAGAGTTCGTGATCCATTTTCTGTTAACGACACTACAAAGAGATTTCTATGGGATAACAATCCCTATGCATACCTCTCGACATATTGCAGCAAATTCCATTTCAGATGCTCTCAGTTTTACAGGGTGCAATTATCTGAGGAGGCACTTTTTGCCAGAACTGGAGTTCATTTGGTACAGCAGagccaagaagaacgaCAAAGTGTGGAAAGCATGTACAAAATCACATTGTTTGAAGAGCTACTTCGAGAAAAATCATCTGAGGAAGACCTAGAGTCACTAATTGCTGGATTAAAGAAACTCGGCCTACAGAGTGGGGATTCTGGAGTGGCAGAAACGGACCAACAAACGCAAGATGACATCTCAAAATGGTTATCTGAAATAAAGATTGTGGAGACTGAAGAACCAAGTATATTAGGAGATTTTACCAAGGATTAG
- the DDI1 gene encoding Ddi1p (similar to Saccharomyces cerevisiae DDI1 (YER143W); ancestral locus Anc_8.185), giving the protein MNLTISNELTDQIFGPLEVSGDMTLQDLIALLQLDCGFDESKHDLYHNMTKLELAGARTLNEIFSDENDLLLIRSKAGVQTPDLSDDAFVEQFRQELLHNQLLRSQLLPQIPGLEQMLEDSQAFKERMGPVILQRRYGNNGPESQMQNPFGLPNDEYRRLMSNPDDPANQKRISDLINQQEIDEHMRNALEYTPEVFTTVHMLFISLEINGHPVKAFVDTGAQATIMSTRLAERTGLTRLIDKRFVGEARGVGVGKILGRIHQSQIKIETQYVPCSFTVLDTHVDLLLGLDMLKRHQACIDLERDVLKVAGVETKFLSESEIPKDFTENMTGPAKKEETSNKEGQRLGTIPKNIGGLDRGTSGNSSSGLSAARPANFPEASVKQLMDLGFSRKEVLAALQSAQGNTEIAASILFQ; this is encoded by the coding sequence ATGAACTTGACAATTTCTAATGAGCTTACTGATCAGATCTTTGGTCCTCTCGAGGTCAGTGGAGATATGACCCTCCAGGATCTTATTGCATTGCTTCAACTGGATTGCGggtttgatgaaagtaaaCACGATTTGTACCATAATATGACTAAGTTAGAATTGGCTGGTGCTAGGACGCTGAATGAGATCTTCAGTGATGAGAACGATCTGCTCCTAATCAGAAGCAAGGCTGGCGTTCAGACCCCAGACCTTTCTGATGATGCGTTTGTAGAACAGTTCAGGCAAGAATTACTACACAATCAACTTTTGAGATCACAACTACTTCCTCAGATTCCGGGACTGGAGCAGATGCTTGAAGATTCTCAGGCCTTTAAAGAGAGGATGGGCCCTGTAATTCTTCAGAGACGTTATGGCAATAATGGACCTGAGTCTCAAATGCAAAATCCTTTCGGCCTACCTAATGATGAGTATAGAAGACTTATGAGTAATCCAGATGATCCTGCAAATCAGAAGAGAATTTctgatttgatcaatcaGCAGGAAATTGACGAGCATATGCGAAATGCTTTAGAATATACTCCGGAAGTCTTCACTACTGTTCACATGTTGTTCATATCGTTGGAGATCAATGGCCATCCTGTCAAAGCATTCGTTGACACAGGTGCTCAGGCTACCATAATGTCCACCAGGCTTGCGGAGAGAACAGGCCTGACTAGGTTGATAGATAAAAGGTTTGTCGGGGAAGCTCGAGGAGTCGGTGTTGGCAAAATTTTGGGAAGAATTCATCAGTCACAAATAAAAATTGAGACTCAGTACGTTCCTTGCAGTTTTACCGTGCTGGACACTCATGTTGACCTATTGTTAGGTTTAGACATGTTAAAAAGACACCAAGCATGTATTGATTTAGAAAGAGATGTATTAAAGGTTGCTGGAGTTGAAACAAAGTTTCTAAGTGAATCAGAGataccaaaagatttcaCAGAGAATATGACTGGACCAGcaaaaaaagaagaaacttCTAATAAAGAAGGTCAGAGATTAGGTACTATTCCTAAAAACATTGGTGGTCTCGATAGAGGTACCTCAGGCAACAGTTCTTCAGGCCTTAGCGCTGCCAGACCAGCAAACTTTCCAGAGGCCTCCGTCAAGCAGCTCATGGATTTGGGATTCTCGAGAAAAGAAGTCCTTGCTGCACTTCAAAGTGCTCAAGGCAACACTGAAATAGCTGCTTCGATATTATTTCAGTAA
- the OCA6 gene encoding protein-tyrosine-phosphatase (similar to Saccharomyces cerevisiae YDR067C; ancestral locus Anc_8.186), translated as MSLVVPLNCSLVQPNLYRGSCPREINFPYLRSLNLKYIVSLTPEPLGKDPVLAKFCADNCIEMIHIECSKEKKEKKDKSKPKVKRKKKAVPIEYEVVVECVKFLIDARHYPCYMHCTNGELITSLVVACLRKFSYWGTVSILNEFLAYNSSINIHERSFIENFNSEVEIENLDVKDKVSWITVPHVCVPKGNDSTSMEIARVSSVSNRLPKLRFHSL; from the coding sequence ATGTCATTAGTCGTGCCATTGAATTGCAGCCTGGTGCAACCCAACTTGTATCGGGGCTCCTGTCCAAGGGAGATTAACTTCCCTTACCTGAGATCGCTAAATTTAAAATATATCGTATCACTGACTCCAGAACCGCTAGGGAAGGATCCTGTGTTGGCCAAATTTTGTGCTGATAACTGCATAGAGATGATTCACATAGAGTGTtcgaaggagaagaaggagaagaaggataagagCAAGCCAAAGgtcaagagaaagaagaaagcagtACCGATTGAGTACGAAGTAGTGGTTGAGTGTGTCAAATTTCTCATCGATGCTCGACATTATCCATGTTATATGCATTGCACAAACGGAGAACTGATTACCTCGCTTGTTGTTGCCTGTCTGAGGAAATTCTCTTACTGGGGAACTGTTTCGATATTGAACGAGTTCTTGGCATACAATTCGAGTATCAACATACATGAACGCAGCTTTATCGAGAATTTCAACTCTGAAGTAGAAATCGAAAACTTGGATGTAAAGGATAAGGTTTCATGGATAACTGTTCCACATGTCTGTGTCCCAAAAGGAAATGATAGCACCAGTATGGAGATTGCTAGAGTGAGCAGCGTGTCTAACAGGCTGCCGAAATTGAGATTCCACAGTCTATAG